The following proteins are encoded in a genomic region of Catellatospora sp. TT07R-123:
- the ligD gene encoding non-homologous end-joining DNA ligase yields the protein MADRLAPYRAKRSAARTPEPVPGEGPLPRGADDTFVIQEHHARALHWDFRLEHGGVLVSWAVPKGLPTDPHRNRLAVHTEDHPLEYARFAGTIPAGEYGGGTVTIWDRGTYDCETWTDDEVKVVLHGQRAHGRYALIRTRGDQWLMHLMDAGAPDRQALPALVRPMLATPGELPAPARDADYGYEFKWDGVRAVAYAEGGRVRLVSRNDLDVTAAYPELRSLGEALGPVAAVFDGEIVAFDAAGRVSFGALQPRMHLRDAAAVRAAAARTPVTYVLFDLLFLDGQDTTGLPYRRRRELLESLGLRGPHWDAPPHTEGGGPDLLAAAREQRLEGVVAKLLDSAYLPGRRSRDWIKVKNVRTQEVVVGGWRPGKGNRADTIGSLLLGIPEGRSLRYVGQVGTGFTRAALAELLGQLRRRSRATSPFDPPPPAREAAEAHWTTPNLVGEVMFTEWTRDDRLRHPSWRGLRPDKSPREVVRE from the coding sequence ATGGCCGACCGGCTCGCGCCCTACCGGGCCAAGCGCAGCGCGGCGCGCACACCCGAACCCGTGCCGGGGGAGGGGCCGCTGCCGCGCGGCGCCGACGACACGTTCGTGATCCAGGAGCACCACGCCCGCGCCCTGCACTGGGACTTCCGGCTCGAACACGGCGGGGTGCTCGTCTCCTGGGCGGTGCCCAAGGGCCTGCCCACCGACCCGCACCGCAACCGCCTCGCGGTCCACACGGAGGACCATCCGCTGGAATACGCCCGCTTCGCCGGAACGATCCCCGCCGGGGAGTACGGCGGCGGCACCGTCACCATCTGGGACCGGGGCACCTACGACTGCGAGACCTGGACCGACGACGAGGTCAAGGTGGTGCTGCACGGGCAGCGGGCGCACGGCCGGTACGCCCTGATCCGCACCCGGGGCGACCAGTGGCTGATGCACCTGATGGACGCCGGGGCACCCGACCGGCAGGCCCTGCCCGCCCTGGTGCGCCCGATGCTGGCCACCCCCGGCGAGCTGCCCGCGCCCGCGCGCGACGCCGACTACGGCTACGAGTTCAAGTGGGACGGGGTGCGCGCCGTCGCCTACGCCGAGGGTGGCCGGGTCCGGCTGGTCAGCCGCAACGACCTCGACGTGACGGCGGCGTACCCGGAGCTGCGGTCGCTGGGGGAGGCGCTGGGGCCGGTCGCAGCCGTGTTCGACGGGGAGATCGTGGCGTTCGACGCCGCCGGGCGGGTGTCGTTCGGGGCGCTGCAACCGCGGATGCACCTGCGCGACGCGGCGGCGGTGCGCGCGGCCGCCGCCCGCACCCCGGTCACGTACGTGCTGTTCGACCTGCTGTTCCTCGACGGGCAGGACACGACGGGGCTGCCGTACCGGCGGCGCCGGGAGCTGCTGGAGTCGCTCGGGCTGCGCGGGCCGCACTGGGACGCGCCGCCGCACACCGAGGGCGGCGGCCCGGACCTGCTCGCCGCGGCACGCGAGCAGCGGCTGGAGGGCGTCGTGGCCAAGCTGCTGGACTCGGCGTACCTGCCGGGGCGGCGGTCGCGTGACTGGATCAAGGTCAAGAACGTGCGTACCCAGGAGGTCGTGGTCGGCGGCTGGCGCCCCGGCAAGGGCAACCGGGCTGACACCATCGGCTCGCTGCTGCTGGGCATACCCGAAGGCCGCAGCCTGCGGTACGTCGGCCAGGTCGGCACCGGCTTCACCCGCGCCGCGCTGGCCGAGCTGCTCGGGCAGCTGCGCCGCCGGTCCCGCGCGACCAGTCCGTTCGACCCCCCGCCCCCGGCCCGCGAGGCAGCCGAGGCCCACTGGACCACCCCGAACCTGGTCGGCGAGGTCATGTTCACCGAATGGACCCGCGACGACCGCCTGCGCCACCCCTCCTGGCGCGGCCTGCGCCCCGACAAGTCCCCGCGCGAGGTCGTCCGCGAGTGA
- a CDS encoding EF-hand domain-containing protein: MLDVRSERLARRFRLWDTDGNGHVDRSDFEAEGRRIIAAFGEDERSPRGRAVLDAYLAMWDYLAGKAGVAPDGTLNAKQFDRIAQTEIILMGNTGFSTVLRPTISATLDLCDVDGDGQVNPTEFKRWVEAIGVTKPHAEESFDQIDADHDGQLSIDELAQAVRDYHAGLLDVPLLGR; the protein is encoded by the coding sequence ATGTTGGATGTGCGCAGCGAGCGACTCGCCCGGCGGTTCCGGTTGTGGGACACCGATGGCAACGGGCACGTCGACCGGTCCGACTTCGAGGCCGAGGGGCGCCGCATCATCGCCGCCTTCGGCGAGGACGAGCGCTCCCCGCGCGGCAGAGCCGTGCTCGACGCGTACCTGGCGATGTGGGACTACCTGGCCGGCAAGGCCGGGGTCGCCCCGGACGGCACGCTCAACGCCAAGCAGTTCGACCGGATCGCGCAGACCGAGATCATCCTGATGGGCAACACCGGCTTCAGCACCGTGCTGCGCCCGACCATCAGCGCCACCCTCGACCTGTGCGACGTCGACGGCGACGGGCAGGTCAACCCGACCGAGTTCAAGCGCTGGGTCGAGGCGATCGGGGTGACCAAGCCGCACGCCGAGGAGTCGTTCGACCAGATCGACGCCGACCACGACGGCCAGCTCAGCATCGACGAACTCGCCCAGGCCGTCCGCGACTACCACGCGGGCCTGCTCGACGTCCCCCTCCTGGGCCGCTGA
- a CDS encoding RNA polymerase sigma factor, translating into MTEVHPRATTDLSAAVTAAARGDEAAFGRLYVELQPGLLRYLRLLVGGDAEDVASETWLHIVRDLHTFRGDEAGFRRWAATIARHRAMDHLRHHQRRPSQPVPVEDLVELPGLEDTAFAAEQAITTGGALAMIASLPPDQAEAVLLRAVMGLDARSAAQVLGKRSGAVRMAAHRGLRRLAELLGEAGPGARL; encoded by the coding sequence GTGACCGAGGTGCATCCGCGTGCCACGACCGACCTCTCGGCAGCGGTGACGGCCGCGGCGCGGGGCGACGAGGCGGCGTTCGGCCGGCTCTACGTCGAGCTGCAGCCTGGCCTGCTGCGGTATCTGAGGCTCCTGGTCGGCGGCGACGCCGAGGACGTGGCCTCCGAGACGTGGCTGCACATCGTGCGCGACCTGCACACGTTCCGGGGTGACGAGGCGGGGTTCCGGCGCTGGGCGGCCACCATCGCCCGGCACCGGGCCATGGACCACCTGCGGCACCACCAGCGCCGCCCGTCCCAGCCGGTGCCGGTCGAGGACCTGGTCGAGCTGCCGGGCCTGGAGGACACGGCCTTCGCGGCCGAGCAGGCCATCACCACGGGCGGAGCGCTGGCGATGATCGCTTCGCTGCCGCCGGACCAGGCCGAGGCGGTCCTGCTGCGAGCGGTGATGGGGCTCGACGCCCGGTCCGCCGCGCAGGTGCTGGGCAAGCGGTCGGGCGCGGTGCGCATGGCCGCCCACCGGGGCCTGCGGCGCCTGGCCGAACTGCTGGGCGAGGCCGGTCCGGGGGCACGGCTGTGA
- a CDS encoding bifunctional polysaccharide deacetylase/glycosyltransferase family 2 protein produces the protein MSRHVLRREARAHWVLLVLVLAVALTGLCLNGYVEHVGAEGSGPVAPADPTAGPEEVLSGGPVVRPNPDGTVTTRAMPARTIALTFDDGPDPVWTPQVLDVLERHHVPGTFFAVGTQVNKHPDIARRITGGGSELGAHTFTHADLASTGPWLRDIELTLTGNAIAAATGCRPTLLRPPYSSTPAAVTAGLYGVIRDAGAAGYLTVLADLDTRDWSRPGVAAIVSAATPQGGAGAVVMMHDAGGDRSQTVAALDQLIPRLREQGYRFTTVSRALELPAPPAAATAQRLRGHALRWAQLGSGWLAAVMTWFMMAALVLGLLRLVVQVWCTRVHVRRVRRAAGRRKRYLGPVSVIVPAFNEAANIQATVRSLIDSDYPEVEVIVVDDGSTDGTADLVRRMRLRHVQVIEQENAGKPTALNTGVMFSQGDILVMVDGDTVFEPDSIGELVQPLADRDVGAVSGNTKVANRGGLLGRWQHLEYVMGFNLDRRMFDVARCMPTVPGAIGAFRREAVVDVGGVSTQTLAEDTDFTMAIIRAGWRVVYAPDAIAWTEAPSSLRQLWRQRYRWCYGTMQAMWKHRRALFEGGASGVLGRRGLAYLLLFQVILPLSAPMVDVYGLYGAFFLPPAQVAAVWLGFTALQLGTAAYALRLDGEPLGPVWSLPLQQIVYRQLMYLVVIQSTVMALIGDRLRWHRMVRTGAATEHARTGAAARQ, from the coding sequence ATGTCCCGTCACGTGCTGCGGCGCGAAGCCCGCGCCCACTGGGTCCTGCTCGTGCTGGTCCTCGCGGTGGCGCTGACCGGCCTGTGCCTCAACGGCTATGTCGAGCACGTGGGGGCCGAGGGCTCCGGCCCGGTGGCCCCGGCCGACCCGACCGCGGGTCCCGAGGAGGTCCTGTCCGGCGGCCCGGTGGTGCGCCCCAACCCGGACGGCACCGTGACCACCCGCGCGATGCCCGCCCGCACGATCGCCCTCACCTTCGACGACGGCCCGGACCCGGTGTGGACGCCCCAGGTGCTCGACGTGCTCGAACGCCACCACGTCCCGGGCACCTTCTTCGCCGTCGGCACCCAGGTCAACAAGCACCCGGACATCGCCCGGCGCATCACCGGCGGCGGCAGCGAGCTGGGCGCGCACACCTTCACGCACGCCGACCTCGCCTCGACCGGGCCCTGGCTGCGCGACATCGAGCTGACGCTGACCGGCAACGCGATCGCCGCCGCGACGGGCTGCCGCCCCACACTGCTGCGCCCGCCGTACTCCTCGACCCCGGCGGCGGTGACCGCCGGGCTGTACGGCGTGATCCGCGACGCGGGCGCGGCCGGCTACCTCACCGTGCTGGCCGATCTCGACACCCGGGACTGGAGCCGCCCCGGCGTGGCGGCGATCGTGTCCGCCGCGACCCCGCAGGGCGGGGCGGGTGCCGTGGTGATGATGCACGACGCGGGCGGCGACCGGTCGCAGACCGTCGCGGCGCTCGACCAGCTCATCCCGCGGTTGCGGGAGCAGGGCTACCGGTTCACCACGGTGTCGCGGGCGCTGGAGCTCCCGGCGCCCCCGGCGGCCGCGACCGCGCAGCGCCTGCGCGGGCACGCGCTGCGCTGGGCGCAGCTGGGTTCCGGCTGGCTGGCCGCCGTGATGACCTGGTTCATGATGGCCGCGCTGGTGCTGGGGCTGCTGCGCCTGGTCGTGCAGGTCTGGTGCACGCGCGTGCACGTCCGCCGGGTCCGCCGCGCGGCCGGGCGGCGCAAGCGGTACCTCGGGCCCGTCTCGGTGATCGTGCCCGCTTTCAACGAGGCGGCCAACATCCAGGCCACCGTCCGCTCACTGATCGACAGCGACTACCCCGAGGTCGAGGTGATCGTGGTCGACGACGGCTCGACCGACGGCACCGCCGACCTCGTACGCCGGATGCGGCTGCGGCACGTGCAGGTCATCGAGCAGGAGAACGCGGGCAAGCCGACCGCGCTCAACACCGGGGTGATGTTCTCCCAGGGCGACATCCTGGTCATGGTCGACGGCGACACCGTGTTCGAGCCGGACTCGATCGGCGAGCTGGTGCAGCCGCTGGCCGACCGGGACGTCGGCGCGGTGTCGGGCAACACCAAGGTCGCCAACCGCGGCGGCCTGCTGGGCCGCTGGCAGCACCTCGAATACGTGATGGGCTTCAACCTCGACCGGCGCATGTTCGACGTCGCGCGGTGCATGCCGACGGTGCCCGGGGCGATCGGGGCGTTCCGCCGCGAGGCGGTGGTCGACGTCGGCGGGGTCTCCACGCAGACCCTGGCCGAGGACACCGACTTCACCATGGCGATCATCCGGGCCGGGTGGCGCGTGGTGTACGCCCCCGACGCGATCGCCTGGACCGAGGCCCCGTCGAGCCTGCGCCAGCTGTGGCGGCAGCGCTACCGCTGGTGCTACGGCACCATGCAGGCGATGTGGAAGCACCGCCGCGCCCTGTTCGAGGGTGGCGCCTCCGGCGTGCTGGGCCGCCGGGGGCTGGCGTACCTGCTGCTGTTCCAGGTGATCCTGCCGCTGTCGGCCCCGATGGTCGACGTCTACGGCCTGTACGGCGCGTTCTTCCTGCCCCCGGCGCAGGTCGCCGCGGTCTGGCTGGGCTTCACCGCACTCCAGCTGGGCACCGCCGCGTACGCGCTGCGCCTGGACGGCGAGCCGCTCGGTCCGGTCTGGAGCCTGCCGCTCCAGCAGATCGTGTACCGGCAGCTCATGTACCTCGTGGTGATCCAGTCGACGGTGATGGCGCTGATCGGCGACCGGCTGCGCTGGCACCGCATGGTCCGCACCGGCGCGGCCACCGAGCACGCCCGGACGGGGGCGGCCGCCCGTCAGTAA
- a CDS encoding zinc metalloprotease produces MTLRRTLSTVGMAALLGATLVGSPVAASLAVGTGGAIACVDPAALGAAKAKPGATAKHDPNELTATEVANREKDLADRTRLNNKLGAPAALAATVTIQVVVHVISEDGTRANGSITDAMINNQISVLNTSYAGGFGGANTGFQFNLQAIDRQVKPAWYPIVDGSTAEKQMKAALRTGTKATLNIYTGLLSDSLLGWATFPKTTLDTYDGVVILAESLPGGTASPYNLGDTATHEIGHWLNLYHTFQGGCNGNGDQVSDTPAEKSAAFGCPTNRDTCTNKAGLDPIHNYMDYTDDSCMYEFTAGQVSRMQSAWTAYRAS; encoded by the coding sequence ATGACTCTGAGGCGCACCCTCAGCACCGTCGGCATGGCCGCGCTGCTCGGCGCCACCCTGGTCGGCTCCCCCGTCGCGGCGAGCCTCGCCGTCGGCACCGGCGGCGCCATCGCCTGCGTCGACCCGGCCGCCCTCGGCGCCGCGAAGGCCAAGCCCGGTGCCACCGCCAAGCACGACCCGAACGAGCTCACCGCCACCGAGGTCGCCAACCGGGAGAAGGACCTGGCCGACCGCACGCGCCTCAACAACAAGCTCGGCGCCCCCGCGGCACTGGCCGCCACGGTCACCATCCAGGTCGTCGTGCACGTCATCTCCGAGGACGGCACCCGCGCCAACGGCAGCATCACCGACGCGATGATCAACAACCAGATCAGCGTCCTGAACACGTCGTACGCGGGCGGCTTCGGCGGTGCCAACACCGGGTTCCAGTTCAACCTGCAGGCCATCGACCGCCAGGTCAAGCCCGCGTGGTACCCGATCGTCGACGGCTCGACCGCCGAGAAGCAGATGAAGGCGGCCCTGCGCACCGGCACCAAGGCCACGCTGAACATCTACACCGGCCTGCTCAGCGACAGCCTGCTCGGCTGGGCCACGTTCCCGAAGACCACGCTGGACACCTACGACGGCGTGGTCATCCTGGCCGAGTCGCTGCCGGGCGGCACCGCGAGCCCGTACAACCTGGGCGACACCGCGACCCACGAGATCGGCCACTGGCTGAACCTGTACCACACCTTCCAGGGCGGCTGTAACGGCAACGGCGACCAGGTGTCGGACACCCCGGCGGAGAAGTCGGCCGCGTTCGGCTGCCCGACCAACCGTGACACCTGCACGAACAAGGCCGGGCTCGACCCGATCCACAACTACATGGACTACACCGACGACTCGTGCATGTACGAGTTCACCGCCGGTCAGGTCTCCCGCATGCAGTCGGCGTGGACGGCGTACCGCGCCTCCTGA